In a single window of the Halalkalicoccus subterraneus genome:
- a CDS encoding aldehyde ferredoxin oxidoreductase family protein, with the protein MSQDLPTCYGGEILHVNLDTGEAEREQIDPVDAERFLGGNGLAAKLVHDHVPTDADPFDANNVLVFAVGPMTATPFQSTSRGVAGFISPMTNGFFDSTFGGTFPQAQKTTGFDLIALHGKADDLSYVHVDENGAECKDATDLQGKDTYETCEAVREREGEGYSTHVIAAGPAGENQARYACLVHQGHDREGVAGRGGGGAVLGSKNVKAVAIREGSFKPEVAAESEFRDLTTGQMGRIMEETEMLQTYGTSGLVNPINEMGKLGRRNNQTEQTTDENAEAVSGETLKAEYITEDTTCANCAVRCGKHVSVESEGQTEAKIPEFESLFGTTTMQDVYDIQRVIKANDLCDRLGMDTISWGVTVAFARECYEKGLLTDEDSPHLEFGDAEGLVELAKQTAHRNGFGDVLAEGSFRVAEQLDDEAQKYLHGRMGLEFAAHSPRGLKGMSIGYATSTRGGSHHDTRPTRQYQGIHDETTDGTAEFAARSQHYTALGDSLTQCRFVSEAGWGDQLNEKYRDAINLALGWELSLEEVEEIGERIYNLERLINVERGVANRESDTLPYRVMHEPIPNGPSAGMHCPPEELDSMLEEYYEFRGWNEDGAPTASTLSRLDMTSEIVENRS; encoded by the coding sequence ATGAGTCAGGATTTACCAACCTGCTACGGCGGCGAAATTCTCCACGTCAACCTCGATACCGGTGAGGCGGAGCGTGAACAAATCGATCCGGTCGATGCTGAACGCTTCTTGGGCGGGAACGGACTCGCTGCAAAACTCGTTCACGACCATGTTCCAACCGATGCAGATCCGTTCGATGCCAACAATGTCCTCGTCTTTGCCGTCGGTCCGATGACTGCCACGCCATTCCAGTCGACCAGCCGTGGTGTCGCAGGGTTCATCAGCCCTATGACCAACGGCTTTTTCGACAGCACGTTCGGCGGAACCTTCCCGCAAGCGCAGAAAACGACCGGTTTCGACCTCATCGCACTACACGGGAAAGCTGACGACCTCTCGTACGTCCACGTTGACGAGAACGGCGCCGAGTGCAAGGATGCAACCGACCTGCAAGGTAAGGACACCTACGAGACATGCGAAGCAGTCCGTGAACGCGAAGGCGAAGGTTACTCAACACATGTCATTGCCGCCGGGCCGGCGGGAGAGAACCAAGCGCGCTATGCCTGTCTCGTTCACCAAGGTCATGACCGTGAGGGGGTTGCTGGTCGCGGTGGTGGCGGGGCAGTACTTGGTTCAAAGAACGTCAAGGCCGTCGCGATCCGGGAGGGATCGTTCAAACCTGAAGTCGCTGCCGAGTCCGAATTCCGTGACCTTACGACTGGACAGATGGGACGGATCATGGAAGAAACCGAGATGCTCCAGACCTACGGAACATCGGGGCTCGTCAACCCGATCAACGAGATGGGGAAACTCGGCCGGCGAAACAATCAAACCGAACAAACGACGGACGAAAACGCGGAAGCGGTGAGCGGCGAGACGCTCAAAGCAGAGTATATCACTGAGGACACTACCTGTGCGAACTGTGCGGTTCGCTGTGGGAAACATGTCAGTGTCGAGAGCGAGGGGCAGACCGAGGCAAAGATCCCTGAGTTCGAGAGTCTGTTCGGGACGACGACGATGCAAGATGTCTATGACATCCAGCGCGTCATCAAGGCAAACGACCTCTGTGACCGACTAGGAATGGACACAATCAGTTGGGGTGTCACAGTCGCGTTCGCCCGCGAATGTTATGAAAAAGGATTGCTCACCGATGAGGACTCGCCGCATCTCGAGTTCGGCGACGCCGAGGGCCTCGTCGAACTCGCAAAGCAGACTGCCCACCGCAATGGGTTCGGCGACGTACTGGCGGAGGGGTCGTTCCGGGTTGCAGAGCAGCTCGATGACGAGGCTCAGAAGTATCTGCATGGACGAATGGGCCTCGAGTTTGCCGCTCACTCACCACGTGGGCTAAAGGGCATGAGCATTGGCTACGCGACCTCTACTCGTGGTGGCTCGCATCATGATACTCGTCCGACGCGCCAGTACCAGGGAATTCACGATGAGACGACCGACGGAACTGCGGAATTCGCCGCCCGTTCACAACATTATACTGCACTCGGAGACTCGCTGACGCAGTGTCGATTCGTAAGCGAGGCGGGCTGGGGTGATCAGCTCAACGAGAAGTACCGAGATGCGATCAATCTCGCGCTTGGATGGGAGCTCTCGCTAGAGGAAGTCGAAGAAATCGGCGAGCGGATTTACAACCTCGAACGGCTGATCAACGTCGAACGCGGTGTCGCGAATCGCGAGTCGGATACCCTGCCATATCGAGTGATGCACGAGCCGATTCCCAATGGCCCGAGCGCAGGGATGCACTGTCCGCCGGAGGAACTCGACTCGATGCTTGAGGAGTACTATGAGTTCCGCGGGTGGAACGAGGACGGGGCACCGACCGCCTCAACGCTCTCACGATTAGATATGACATCGGAGATTGTTGAGAACCGTAGCTAA
- a CDS encoding iron-containing alcohol dehydrogenase encodes MEYPTPSHGIRVVVSPSKVVLGTGAVEELGEYVDQYGDKPLILASKEIYDIQGDKVEKALEEDDIESVLYTGVRPDPTVENIEEAYDLWKTEGCDVIVTLGGGSSIDTGKGVGILANNEGDIRDFGTDKAGEESVPNPIPPLIAVNTTAGTGSEATRSVVITDESTSTKFLILSQNVVPEVAIEDPELTVSLPRNHTSFTGIDALTHAIEAFVSIKSYSVPDDFARNAIRRISNSFTKAWANGENIDARTEMMIGQLQAGQAFTNSSVALVHGMARPLGAQLHIPHGLANALLLPYVMEFSVIGAPEKYAEISRMMGNADEDTPDREAAERASDAVLALCEDADLTGYLDDHGDVPARDEYVEIVDEMAEDAINSGSPANNPRKPTEEEIRELYIELYDDALAPDSPRRS; translated from the coding sequence ATGGAGTATCCAACTCCGTCCCATGGAATTAGGGTAGTGGTATCTCCTAGTAAAGTCGTTCTCGGTACCGGAGCTGTAGAAGAACTCGGCGAGTACGTGGACCAGTACGGGGACAAACCCTTAATTCTCGCCTCAAAGGAGATCTACGACATACAGGGTGACAAAGTGGAGAAGGCTTTGGAGGAAGACGACATAGAATCGGTCCTCTATACGGGTGTGCGGCCGGATCCGACAGTCGAAAACATTGAGGAGGCCTACGATCTCTGGAAGACCGAAGGATGTGACGTCATCGTCACGTTGGGCGGCGGGTCATCGATCGATACGGGGAAGGGAGTCGGTATCCTAGCGAACAACGAGGGTGACATCCGGGACTTCGGGACCGACAAGGCAGGAGAAGAGAGCGTCCCCAATCCGATCCCGCCGCTTATCGCGGTGAATACGACAGCAGGAACCGGAAGCGAGGCGACCCGCTCAGTTGTTATAACGGACGAATCGACGTCGACCAAGTTCCTCATCCTTTCACAGAACGTCGTTCCGGAGGTCGCGATTGAGGACCCCGAGCTGACCGTCTCTCTCCCGCGGAATCATACCTCATTTACCGGTATCGATGCTCTGACCCATGCCATCGAGGCATTTGTCTCCATCAAATCCTATAGCGTTCCCGACGATTTCGCCCGGAACGCCATACGGCGAATCTCGAACTCGTTTACCAAAGCCTGGGCGAACGGAGAGAATATTGACGCCCGAACGGAGATGATGATCGGCCAACTACAGGCCGGCCAGGCGTTCACGAACTCCTCGGTGGCACTCGTCCATGGGATGGCGCGACCCCTCGGTGCACAGTTGCATATCCCTCACGGGCTGGCTAACGCCCTCCTACTCCCGTATGTCATGGAATTCTCGGTAATCGGTGCACCCGAGAAGTACGCGGAGATCAGTCGTATGATGGGGAACGCTGACGAGGATACCCCGGATCGAGAAGCGGCCGAGCGGGCGAGCGACGCCGTTCTTGCGCTCTGTGAGGATGCCGATCTGACCGGTTACCTTGATGATCACGGCGACGTTCCGGCTCGAGACGAGTACGTAGAGATTGTCGATGAGATGGCCGAGGACGCCATCAACTCCGGCTCACCGGCAAACAACCCCCGTAAGCCGACTGAGGAGGAGATCAGGGAACTATATATCGAACTATACGATGACGCACTCGCCCCGGATAGCCCTCGGCGATCCTAG
- a CDS encoding CoA-acylating methylmalonate-semialdehyde dehydrogenase, which translates to MSQTDVDTEIDNVNNYIGGEWQEARGSQTEEIVDSAVGETIAETTFSSEGDVNQAVDIATEAFEDWRQQPVEERIQPLFRLKTLLEEHQEDLAEVLVKEHGKTKKEAMGEIRRGIENVEVACGIPSMMQAGHLPNAAPDIDETAVRKPLGVFTAITPFNFPAMIPLWFLPYAVATGNSFILKPSESTPLTAQYIFELIEEAGFPNGVVQLVNGGKDTVNTLLEHEDIEGASFVGSTPVAKHVYETAAANGKRVQAQGGAKNHIIVSESSDIEFAVDQTISSAYANSGQRCLANPSAVVHDDIYDEFADRLAEALEDYTVAGGLDDDADMGPLISEEHRERVLDYIETGVEEGATLLYDGRDVDVPDDGYFLAPTLFGDVDPEMTIGKEEIFGPVLSLIRVNDFEEAIETVNQSQFGNAASLFTERGAEAKQFRHDVEAGNLGVNTGTAAPMAFFHFGGWKDSFFGDLHAQGEDMIHFYTDEAVYIERWPDA; encoded by the coding sequence ATGTCACAAACCGACGTCGATACTGAAATTGATAATGTCAATAATTATATCGGGGGAGAATGGCAAGAAGCCAGAGGCTCACAAACGGAGGAAATTGTTGACTCAGCAGTAGGCGAGACGATCGCTGAGACAACATTCAGTTCGGAAGGGGACGTTAACCAAGCAGTCGATATAGCAACAGAAGCGTTCGAAGACTGGAGACAGCAGCCGGTCGAAGAGCGTATTCAGCCCCTCTTTCGGTTAAAGACTCTCCTCGAAGAGCACCAAGAGGATCTGGCGGAAGTCTTGGTCAAGGAACACGGGAAAACGAAAAAAGAAGCGATGGGGGAGATCCGACGAGGAATCGAGAACGTTGAGGTCGCCTGTGGGATCCCGTCGATGATGCAGGCTGGGCACCTCCCGAACGCTGCACCCGATATCGACGAAACTGCAGTCAGGAAACCATTGGGCGTGTTCACGGCAATTACTCCGTTCAACTTCCCCGCGATGATCCCACTATGGTTCCTCCCGTACGCCGTTGCCACCGGGAATTCGTTCATCCTCAAACCAAGCGAAAGTACCCCGTTGACGGCTCAGTACATTTTCGAACTCATTGAGGAGGCTGGATTCCCCAATGGGGTCGTCCAGCTGGTAAACGGGGGGAAAGACACCGTCAACACGCTTCTCGAACACGAAGACATCGAGGGAGCATCGTTCGTCGGATCGACCCCCGTTGCCAAACATGTCTACGAAACGGCTGCGGCCAACGGAAAGCGGGTCCAGGCTCAGGGTGGAGCGAAGAACCACATCATCGTCTCTGAATCAAGTGATATCGAGTTTGCCGTCGATCAAACGATCAGCTCGGCGTATGCGAACTCCGGCCAGCGATGTCTCGCGAACCCTTCTGCCGTCGTTCACGATGATATCTACGACGAGTTCGCTGACCGACTCGCTGAAGCACTTGAGGACTACACCGTCGCGGGAGGTCTCGATGATGATGCCGATATGGGCCCGCTCATCAGCGAGGAACACCGAGAACGGGTCTTGGACTATATCGAGACAGGTGTTGAAGAGGGAGCGACCCTCTTATATGACGGACGTGACGTTGATGTCCCAGACGACGGGTATTTCCTCGCACCGACGCTCTTCGGCGATGTTGATCCCGAAATGACTATCGGAAAAGAGGAAATTTTTGGCCCAGTCCTGAGTCTGATTCGTGTAAACGATTTCGAAGAGGCAATCGAGACCGTCAATCAGTCTCAGTTCGGAAACGCTGCTTCACTGTTCACAGAACGTGGCGCCGAGGCAAAGCAGTTCCGCCATGACGTCGAAGCTGGGAACTTAGGCGTCAATACAGGGACCGCAGCCCCCATGGCGTTCTTCCACTTTGGCGGATGGAAAGATTCGTTCTTTGGCGATCTCCATGCACAGGGTGAAGACATGATTCACTTCTATACTGACGAAGCAGTGTATATCGAGCGATGGCCTGATGCGTAA
- a CDS encoding aminotransferase family protein: MASKKSEHDASLDIEQIDKQHVFGTWSYQSEVSPTQVVSGDGVRFTDADGNEFLDFSGQLMCSNLGHSADKVADAVTEQVNEGAYFAPGYTTEPRARLGQKLAEVTPGNLSKTFFSTSGTEAVEAAIKIARMYTGKQKIISRYRSYHGATYGSISVTGDPRRLMAEPGIPGVIKAPDPYAYGSTLDPMESLEYIDEMLMLEGDTVAAVLVEPIVGSNGILVPPEEYLPRLKEITHEHDALLICDEVMAGFGRTGEWFGSDVFGVTPDIMTMAKGLSGAYVPLGATIVTEEIAEHFEDNMFCHGHTYAGHPVACAAGLAAVETYEEENLIEHASEVGEYLGTQLAELGDDHPSVGETRGVGLFRGIELTKDANGRAPFGQRKDKISKGSTVVDEVSSTAADNGVYVANMINTLIIAPPLPITKDEIDEAVAVLDEALEVSDEAMDN; this comes from the coding sequence ATGGCTAGCAAGAAGTCGGAACACGACGCTTCACTCGACATCGAACAGATCGACAAACAGCACGTCTTCGGGACATGGTCGTACCAATCCGAAGTATCCCCAACGCAGGTCGTCAGTGGGGACGGAGTCCGGTTCACTGACGCAGACGGGAACGAATTCTTGGACTTTTCGGGACAGTTGATGTGCTCGAATCTTGGTCACTCAGCGGACAAGGTAGCTGACGCCGTTACGGAGCAAGTCAACGAGGGTGCGTACTTTGCTCCAGGATATACGACGGAGCCACGCGCTCGACTCGGTCAGAAACTCGCGGAGGTCACACCAGGGAACCTCTCGAAGACGTTCTTCTCGACGAGCGGTACGGAGGCTGTTGAAGCTGCGATCAAAATCGCTCGGATGTACACTGGTAAGCAAAAAATTATTTCGCGCTATCGGTCGTACCACGGCGCGACATACGGCTCCATCAGCGTCACTGGAGATCCGCGACGTCTGATGGCTGAACCCGGTATTCCCGGTGTAATCAAAGCCCCGGACCCGTACGCCTACGGCTCTACTCTTGACCCAATGGAGAGCCTCGAGTATATCGACGAGATGCTAATGCTCGAAGGCGATACAGTCGCTGCAGTGCTCGTCGAGCCAATCGTCGGATCGAACGGAATCCTCGTTCCTCCGGAAGAGTACCTCCCTCGACTCAAGGAGATCACTCACGAGCATGATGCACTACTGATCTGTGACGAGGTCATGGCCGGGTTCGGACGAACCGGCGAGTGGTTCGGGTCGGACGTCTTCGGCGTCACGCCGGACATCATGACGATGGCAAAGGGACTGAGCGGGGCGTACGTCCCACTCGGCGCGACCATTGTGACCGAGGAGATCGCGGAGCATTTCGAGGACAATATGTTCTGTCATGGCCACACGTATGCAGGCCATCCCGTCGCGTGTGCGGCAGGCTTGGCAGCGGTCGAGACCTACGAGGAGGAGAACCTCATCGAGCACGCCAGTGAAGTCGGTGAGTATCTTGGGACACAGCTTGCGGAACTCGGCGACGACCATCCGAGCGTGGGCGAGACACGGGGTGTCGGATTGTTCCGAGGGATTGAGCTCACCAAGGACGCCAATGGTCGCGCTCCGTTCGGCCAGCGGAAGGATAAGATCTCGAAAGGGAGCACCGTCGTGGATGAGGTGAGTAGCACAGCCGCCGATAACGGGGTGTATGTCGCGAACATGATTAACACGCTCATTATCGCCCCGCCACTGCCGATCACGAAAGACGAAATAGACGAAGCCGTTGCCGTACTCGACGAGGCGCTCGAGGTTTCAGACGAAGCGATGGACAACTAA
- a CDS encoding sodium/proline symporter, whose product MVQWGIAGPFVIYLLGLLGFGIVASRYMDDLGDYLLGGRSIGGAVTALTLQSTSMSGFMFMGGPAMAFNQGLYALWYAVGDFGGGLVNLGVLGRGLRQVTEVLGSLTPIEWLEHRYPHPSVRIVGSLIAIVFLSAYVFSQFIAAGQAIEAVSGLPYVYGVLIGAGIIVLYTFVGGYLAVAWTDAFQAIVMAIGMNIILVAAILEVGGVTSMFNQIAAQDSTYLSIWGRNEEYLGEWGVIAGAVLIYAVGYMGLPHAVVRHLSMDNAETAKLATVYNVFYNTFFVYQPYILGMAAIVLLPNLANPEMAIPELSMMLLPGVIAGIVLAALMAAVMSTADSMLIMAGSILSRDVVQRFSSRDIGDQEMLLWSRLMVLGIGVAGVIVAVVQPPGIAELVIFAFGGLGTAFLIPNVLGIYWDRGNWPGALGGMIGGASTNIIWTAMNLQEVTAIHPFFAGLIISTVAFVAISLMTSPPKEETIAPIRSARESIGAPSGVQQATTNELAPEANAISEHVSKNLELNSN is encoded by the coding sequence ATGGTTCAATGGGGAATCGCTGGCCCATTCGTAATCTATCTTCTCGGCCTTCTTGGATTCGGTATTGTCGCGAGCCGATATATGGATGACTTAGGGGACTACTTACTCGGTGGTCGATCAATTGGCGGTGCAGTTACTGCATTGACTCTTCAATCCACGTCAATGAGTGGGTTCATGTTTATGGGTGGACCAGCCATGGCATTCAATCAAGGGCTGTACGCACTCTGGTACGCTGTTGGTGACTTTGGTGGTGGTCTCGTAAATCTCGGCGTTCTTGGGCGTGGTCTTCGACAAGTAACTGAGGTTTTGGGATCACTCACTCCGATAGAGTGGCTTGAACATCGTTACCCCCACCCGAGCGTACGGATAGTCGGTAGTCTCATCGCGATTGTCTTCCTCTCGGCCTACGTTTTCTCTCAGTTTATCGCGGCTGGGCAGGCCATTGAGGCCGTCAGCGGTCTTCCATATGTGTATGGTGTTCTTATCGGCGCAGGGATCATCGTCCTCTACACGTTCGTCGGTGGTTATCTCGCTGTTGCTTGGACGGACGCGTTCCAAGCTATTGTCATGGCTATTGGAATGAACATTATTCTAGTAGCAGCAATTCTCGAAGTCGGGGGAGTAACGTCAATGTTCAACCAAATCGCTGCCCAAGATTCCACGTATCTCTCGATATGGGGAAGAAATGAGGAGTATCTTGGTGAATGGGGTGTAATTGCAGGTGCAGTCCTCATCTACGCTGTTGGATATATGGGTCTTCCCCATGCTGTGGTTCGGCATCTAAGCATGGACAATGCTGAAACAGCCAAATTAGCAACAGTGTATAACGTCTTTTATAATACGTTCTTCGTATACCAGCCCTATATTCTTGGCATGGCTGCAATCGTTCTTCTCCCTAACTTGGCTAATCCAGAAATGGCGATTCCGGAACTCTCTATGATGCTTCTTCCAGGTGTCATTGCTGGGATAGTGCTAGCAGCACTGATGGCGGCAGTGATGAGTACGGCTGATTCAATGCTCATTATGGCCGGCTCAATACTGTCTAGGGACGTCGTTCAGCGATTCTCCAGCCGTGATATTGGAGATCAGGAGATGCTGCTTTGGTCTCGTTTGATGGTGCTTGGAATCGGCGTTGCAGGTGTAATTGTAGCTGTTGTCCAACCGCCAGGGATTGCCGAACTCGTTATCTTCGCTTTCGGTGGACTAGGGACGGCATTCCTCATCCCCAACGTCCTCGGGATTTACTGGGATCGAGGCAATTGGCCGGGGGCTCTTGGAGGAATGATCGGTGGAGCCAGTACGAACATCATTTGGACCGCAATGAATCTTCAAGAAGTAACAGCGATACATCCGTTTTTCGCTGGTCTTATCATCTCAACTGTAGCGTTTGTTGCAATTAGCCTCATGACTTCTCCACCGAAAGAAGAAACGATCGCACCAATTCGATCAGCGCGGGAATCAATTGGTGCGCCATCCGGTGTGCAACAAGCAACGACAAATGAGCTGGCCCCAGAAGCTAACGCTATCTCGGAGCACGTCTCCAAGAATCTGGAGCTAAACTCAAATTGA
- a CDS encoding Lrp/AsnC family transcriptional regulator: MQDDDQKTVKLDETDLAILEHVERDSDINLEELSDTLDLSKSAIHYRLKKLKDSGVITSTSADVDPLALGLNLLIITEISVVHESGYAEDIGEALSDIDGVCQVFYTMGDTDFIVHSRVQNRSQMNDLIDNIVGIDGVNETSSTFVMREIKTGDRTVANMSKQMRNIALEDD, encoded by the coding sequence ATGCAGGACGATGATCAGAAGACAGTCAAATTGGACGAAACTGATCTAGCGATCCTCGAGCATGTCGAACGAGATAGCGATATCAATCTCGAAGAGCTCTCCGACACGCTTGATCTCTCCAAATCCGCAATTCATTATCGCCTGAAGAAGCTCAAAGACTCCGGCGTCATTACATCAACCTCTGCTGATGTCGATCCGCTCGCCCTCGGATTGAACCTCCTGATCATCACGGAAATCTCCGTTGTTCACGAATCCGGCTATGCTGAGGATATCGGCGAGGCGCTCAGTGACATCGACGGGGTCTGCCAGGTATTCTACACAATGGGTGATACTGACTTCATTGTTCACTCACGCGTCCAGAACCGATCGCAGATGAACGACCTGATTGATAACATTGTTGGCATCGACGGCGTCAACGAAACATCCTCAACGTTCGTGATGCGTGAGATCAAAACCGGGGATCGGACGGTGGCCAACATGTCTAAGCAGATGCGAAACATCGCGTTAGAGGACGACTGA
- a CDS encoding M20 family metallopeptidase → MSSMERTEELAELIGSLVQKETENPPGNERECAEYIAEWFNDRDIDAELVHEPYEDRPQVGAHVGEGDPTLVLNGHIDVVPAGDTDQWTHDPYGADVEDGALYGRGSVDMKTGVAIAMLVTADLAEEIRSGELEGSVVFHAAIGEETAEPGTKTLLERGYDGDYGVVLEPTQMQTATSEKGLAWYEITVSGDPSHASRPDQGENAIQRARPVLDALAAYDENVRTREDDLVGRAYSTVTKFDAGTKENVVPERATITIDRRFLPDESIEAIDTEIDDLLTEVAADSNIDVSWERTRTYESAAIDINSPLAEVFRHHSAEVADVSTNPWGIEASTDVRNFVNNADIEAITWGPGDISQAHTYDERVDLSAATNGLTILRDATYEILNGDLD, encoded by the coding sequence ATGTCCAGCATGGAACGCACTGAAGAGCTGGCGGAACTCATCGGTAGTCTAGTTCAGAAAGAGACAGAGAATCCGCCGGGTAACGAACGAGAATGCGCAGAATATATCGCCGAATGGTTCAACGACCGTGATATTGACGCCGAGCTCGTACATGAACCGTACGAGGACCGCCCACAAGTTGGGGCCCACGTTGGAGAGGGTGACCCGACGCTCGTTTTGAACGGTCACATCGATGTCGTTCCAGCGGGAGATACCGACCAGTGGACCCACGATCCGTATGGTGCTGATGTGGAGGATGGGGCTCTATACGGCCGTGGTAGCGTGGATATGAAAACGGGAGTCGCTATAGCAATGTTAGTGACCGCCGATCTCGCAGAAGAGATCAGATCCGGAGAACTTGAAGGATCGGTTGTCTTCCATGCTGCTATCGGCGAAGAGACCGCCGAGCCGGGGACGAAGACCCTGCTAGAACGAGGGTACGACGGCGACTATGGTGTCGTGCTTGAACCGACGCAGATGCAAACCGCAACAAGTGAGAAAGGTCTCGCCTGGTACGAAATTACCGTTTCGGGCGACCCCTCTCACGCGAGTCGCCCGGACCAAGGTGAAAACGCTATCCAGCGTGCGCGACCAGTTCTCGATGCACTCGCTGCATACGATGAGAATGTGCGGACACGTGAGGATGATCTGGTCGGGCGAGCGTACTCCACAGTAACCAAGTTCGATGCGGGAACCAAAGAAAACGTCGTCCCCGAACGAGCGACCATTACGATCGATCGACGGTTTCTCCCAGACGAAAGCATAGAGGCCATCGACACTGAAATAGATGACCTGCTCACCGAGGTCGCCGCCGACTCCAATATCGACGTCTCTTGGGAGCGTACTCGGACGTACGAATCGGCTGCTATCGACATCAACAGTCCGCTAGCGGAGGTCTTTCGTCATCACTCGGCTGAGGTCGCGGACGTATCGACTAACCCATGGGGCATCGAGGCGTCGACAGACGTCCGGAACTTCGTGAACAATGCCGATATCGAGGCCATCACGTGGGGTCCAGGTGATATTTCACAAGCCCATACCTACGACGAGCGCGTCGATTTGTCGGCCGCTACCAATGGTCTTACTATACTTCGCGACGCGACCTATGAAATTCTTAACGGAGACTTAGACTGA
- a CDS encoding sodium:solute symporter family protein: MTNVNPFYLGTFVIYLLIVLGIGVWGYTKTSDVMDFWAFGQDMGPWLATWSFVANFVSAVSVIGFIGAVYGEGYSLMTHTIFGLMLGIGALYFVVGRIRNLNLLTFPDIIANVTGFEVARPIAGTILLGNAWLYLIMQLVGASLLVTTITGVPYEYMVWVIGIVFIVYTVLGGLVSVAWTDLLQGVLMVGAVLLALVYMIFDIGSFTAVNQQLASFDPTYVDPTAGGTYTIIGIVATIVAFFGTIFTEQNYIVRIAATRDVRTAKLHLAASGVILAIFYSALVILGGATTVALNQSGLTVQTQDAAFPMLITDYVPSSVGVIIILAVMSAILSTTDTRLHSTGITTARDIYSYFRPSSSDDAQLRISRIATIFFGITATAASVNPPGTIIELYNFRAVLLTCAFLIPVYVGLYWTGLSGLALIASIIVGAILGVGTEFTGGLFGVPSTFIGLGGAVIVLLIGHVLLSDSEPMSGAPSDD; the protein is encoded by the coding sequence ATGACCAACGTCAATCCGTTTTACCTCGGCACGTTCGTTATCTACCTCCTCATCGTGCTTGGCATCGGAGTTTGGGGATACACCAAAACCTCCGATGTCATGGACTTTTGGGCATTTGGTCAAGATATGGGTCCTTGGTTGGCAACTTGGTCGTTTGTTGCCAACTTCGTGAGCGCAGTCAGCGTCATTGGCTTCATTGGTGCCGTTTACGGTGAGGGGTACTCCCTGATGACCCACACCATCTTTGGACTAATGCTTGGGATCGGCGCGCTCTACTTCGTTGTCGGCCGGATCCGAAACCTCAATCTGCTTACCTTCCCTGATATTATTGCCAACGTGACCGGCTTCGAGGTAGCCCGCCCCATTGCAGGTACAATTCTGCTCGGTAACGCGTGGCTCTATTTAATTATGCAGCTTGTTGGCGCGAGTCTACTTGTAACCACAATCACTGGTGTCCCCTACGAGTATATGGTATGGGTCATCGGCATCGTATTTATTGTGTATACCGTGTTGGGTGGGCTCGTCAGTGTTGCATGGACCGATCTCTTGCAGGGGGTGCTAATGGTCGGTGCAGTACTACTTGCGCTTGTATATATGATATTTGATATTGGTAGTTTCACCGCGGTTAACCAGCAACTCGCATCGTTTGATCCCACGTACGTTGATCCGACAGCCGGAGGCACATACACCATCATTGGCATTGTCGCAACGATCGTCGCCTTCTTTGGGACGATCTTCACTGAGCAAAATTACATCGTGCGCATTGCAGCGACTAGAGATGTTAGAACAGCAAAGCTTCACCTCGCTGCATCCGGTGTTATTCTGGCAATATTCTACTCAGCGCTCGTGATACTTGGTGGAGCGACAACCGTTGCGCTCAATCAGAGCGGACTTACCGTCCAGACGCAGGACGCTGCATTCCCAATGCTCATTACGGACTACGTCCCTTCGAGTGTGGGCGTCATCATTATCCTCGCAGTTATGAGCGCAATTCTCTCTACCACAGATACGCGTCTCCACTCAACTGGTATCACTACGGCACGTGATATCTACAGCTACTTCCGGCCCAGCTCTAGTGACGATGCTCAGCTTCGGATCTCTCGGATCGCAACCATCTTCTTCGGCATTACCGCGACCGCAGCGTCGGTTAACCCGCCAGGAACCATCATTGAACTCTATAACTTCCGAGCGGTCCTTCTGACCTGTGCGTTCCTCATTCCGGTCTATGTGGGGCTCTATTGGACTGGTCTAAGTGGCCTGGCTCTCATTGCGTCAATCATCGTCGGCGCAATACTCGGTGTCGGAACCGAGTTCACAGGGGGTCTGTTCGGCGTGCCATCGACCTTCATCGGACTTGGTGGAGCCGTGATCGTCCTCCTCATTGGGCACGTCCTCCTCTCGGACAGTGAACCGATGAGCGGCGCGCCATCCGACGACTGA